A genomic window from Serinus canaria isolate serCan28SL12 chromosome 4A, serCan2020, whole genome shotgun sequence includes:
- the CYSLTR1 gene encoding cysteinyl leukotriene receptor 1 — protein sequence MTALSPNLSCHHHSIDDFRNSVYSTLYSMISIVGFVGNGVVLYVLIRTYRQKTAFQIYMLNLALSDFLCVLTLPLRVIYYVHKGHWFFSDFLCRLSSYALYVNLYCSIFFMTAMSFFRCIAIVFPVRNISLVSERKAKFLCVGIWVFVTLTSAPFLRNGTYQHGNKTKCFEPPENSQKTNMVVILDFIALFVGFIFPFVIITICYTMIIRTLLRNSLRKNEANRRKAVWMIVIVTATFLVSFTPYHVLRTVHLHTLRLRGSGCADTVFLQKAVIVTLPLAAANCCFDPLLYFFSGGNFRQRLTTLRKASSSSLSQAFRKKISVKDKEEEPFGENQRENGKAAVAPS from the coding sequence AtgacagccctgtcccccaACCTGTCGTGCCACCACCACTCCATCGACGACTTCCGCAACAGCGTCTACTCCACGCTCTACTCCATGATCAGCATCGTGGGCTTCGTGGGCAACGGCGTGGTGCTGTACGTGCTGATCCGCACGTACCGGCAGAAAACGGCCTTCCAGATCTACATGCTCAACCTGGCCCTGTCCGACTTCCTGTGCGTGCTCACGCTGCCCCTGCGCGTCATCTACTACGTGCACAAGGGCCACTGGTTCTTCAGCGACTTCCTGTGCCGCCTCTCATCCTACGCGCTCTACGTCAACCTCTACTGCAGCATCTTCTTCATGACGGCCATGAGCTTCTTCCGCTGCATCGCCATCGTCTTCCCGGTCCGCAACATCAGCCTGGTGTCGGAGAGGAAGGCGAAGTTTCTGTGCGTTGGCATCTGGGTGTTTGTCACGCTGACGAGCGCGCCCTTCCTGCGGAACGGCACGTACCAGCACGGCAACAAGACCAAGTGCTTCGAACCACCGGAAAACTCCCAGAAGACAAACATGGTGGTGATCCTGGATTTCATCGCCCTCTTCGTGGGCTTCATCTTCCCCTTCGTCATCATCACCATCTGCTACACCATGATCATCCGCACCCTGCTGCGGAACTCGCTGCGGAAGAACGAGGCCAACCGCCGCAAGGCCGTGTGGATGATCGTCATTGTCACTGCCACCTTCCTGGTGAGCTTCACGCCGTACCACGTCCTGCGCACGGTGCACCTGCACACGCTGCGCCTGCGGGGCTCCGGCTGCGCGGACACCGTGTTCCTGCAGAAAGCCGTCATCGtcaccctgcccctggcagccgCCAACTGCTGCTTTGACCCCCTCCTCTACTTCTTCTCCGGGGGAAACTTCCGGCAGAGACTCACCACGCTGAGGAAGGCGTCCTCCTCCAGCTTGTCACAAGCCTTCAGGAAAAAGATCTCTGTGAAGGACAAGGAGGAGGAACCCTTTGGAGAAAACCAGAGGGAGAATGGAAAGGCAGCTGTGGCTCCTTCGTAA